caaattcagtatagaatctctgTTGGAGCACGTCTCATTAGTATGGAGGGCTTCTGTTCGGTTTTTCAGAGAGGCAAACGGGAAGCTGCGGTACACAAAATGGAAATGAGTCATAGTCACCATGGTCCTTATGGCGGTGTGTGCAGTACTGCAGTATGAAATAATATTAATATGCGTATACTGCACACGGTGATTAGTGCTGAGAAATCAGTGGCCAGTGTGGCACTAGCTTTTTACGTTCTGAAATAATTGATCTGGAAGAATGTAAACAGTACTATGCACTGAATGAGGTTGCGCTGTTTTAAACAGGCTGGCCTGATTTAGGGAGAGGAGGATGGAGGCCTGTAATCCCATCTGTCCATATCGTGTTAGTTTTCCAAAGTTCCTCTAAGttactgcaggcaaatgccggtattgtTCTTACTATAACCCCTCGGCCACTGTCTGCCCCATCCTTGTAAATGCCTGCATATATGAATTACCGGCatattttttttctaaactgtGATGTCATGACATGTCCAATAATCTTGTAAAAGTAATCCACGGGTCAACGAAACTGCTTCTTCTTATTCTACTAACACTAAACGAAATCCCCTTCAGCTGCCACGGATTTGAGTTCCTCGTGATTTAGCAACTCCGGGAATCGCCGGATGTCACTATCATTTTCCGATACTTCTTAACGCGTGTAAGATTTCAGAAGAGACATTAATCTTCTTCCTTTGGGCTGTGTGTACTTCTGCTTAGCAGCTGCTCTTATTAAAACAGAGATTATCGAATCCTCACGATTGTTATGAGCGCTCCCGCCAGGCAGAACATTCTGCCTGCATTTCCCGTcgttttttgttaattttgattACTGATTGCAGGTACCTCATTATATGACAGTCTGAAACCTCCTGCAATAAGTAAATCACGTTCCCTTACACAAACTTCGATTTGGAAACAGTTGCGCCTGATTAAGTGGAAACGCGTATGACACTTGTGCTCTCACAGTATGCTAGCAGCTCACCACGTTTACCAACATCAAGAAACAATACTTTCTGCCAATAAACAACAGCAAATGTTGTTCTTTGGTACATCTTACATTAGAAACAATAAATTGCAGTTAATAATAATTTAGATCTAACTTGGTTTCATTTGAATTTGATATTAAATTATAACTTTTCCAAGATAGAAAATAAACTGAGCCATCCGCCCATTTATAAAAGCAAGACACTGCAACCTATTCAGTATTTGACACAGAGCTACAAACGACGTAAAAAACTGTCTATAATCACACTTTttgatattaaatacaaaacacgCGGAATACACATCACGAATACACATTTGATGTGGAATTTGCATTAGGCATGACAGAAGTTGATAAAAGCTAATGGAGATGAGTCACTGTGACGAAAATTACAGATGATAGAAAGaaacgaagagagaaaatgaattcTTTTGTTCTAAGTAAAGTCTGTAAGATATACAGGAGTGACATCCTTAAGACTAATTAAAAACTCTAGTTTCACGTAGTACATCGCCCTAGCGATATTGTTGCCATTCGTCACCCGACTTCTGGCGGTGTCGAGATTAGAAGCCAGGATTTTTTTTTATACCGATTAGTTACTGCCGTACATACTGAGCAGAAAATATTGGAAATGCAAACTGGGTCTACTTTACCAATACTGTAAGGTGCGGGATCACTCTCATACTTCGTCATGTAGGTGAGTCTACTGATGCCGCGTCCAAAGACAACAAATGAAATGGAAATAACATGTAGGGAAGTTGTAATTTCAAGATTCAAATGGATTGTGTTGTCATTGCATGAATACGCAGATTACACTGATGCAAGATATAACGCATCAGAAAAATAGGGAAAAGAGCTGTATATTCAAGTCTTAATGTTAAGACTGTATACAGAAAAGGAAAACAAATCTCTTATAGCACGAAGAGAGGGCGGAATGTAAGGTGGGCAATGGAAAACTACGTACTAGAAAAAAAACTCGTTGCAAACAGAAAGAATGGATTCGGTCTACAGCTAACATTTAAATATTATTAAAAGGAGTTCGCTTAATATAAGTCTCGTTTacgaaagaaagaaatttataATTTCTAGAAAAATCGTTTTCGCCAAGAAACTTTTAGCCTCCAGGCAAACGCTTATTTTTGCGTTCAGATAATTGGGCCTGCCAATAGAATTCTGTACAGACACGTGAATCTACACGGAACACATTCTTCTATATTCAAAGAGCAAAGTTATACTTCATTGCTTCTCAGAGAAGATAGAATAGAATATTTGAAAgcagacaacaaaaatatttatagcTCTAGATAAGCGCACTTCTTCCACACGAATAACAACTGTTTATTCATCGTGAAGGCACAATAGTTTTGTGCCTTGAGGATATATCTCGATAGGATATTTCAGTTTTGTGACAGACATATTTTATCTCGTGTCGGATCTGTCCCCTATAATATTTTTCAATTAATTCGTTAAAACGTCacaagctgtttgaaaataaactaTATCATGCCACTACAATTTCTTATCCGTGATTCTCAAGTTTTATCAAGACatcagttcgttgtctgtgctcAATAAAACAGTGCGATTACATTAATTTTCACAAAGCTCTTTAGTGCACTACGGACTATAATTACCACGTGTATACGTGCAGCTACACAACGTCTCATGTTTTTAAATCGAGCGACCAGCTACCAACGTGAAAAGCGGTGCAATTTATATGCAACTGTTGAATGAACAGCAACTTTAGAACTAATCTAATGGAAACTTACCACTATTAGCTGGACGATTGCATTGGCCATTAATGGAGCCATTTGTATTGAACAGCGAATTCACATTGAAATTCAGAAGCCACGACAAATCACCGTCTGTATCGCCAGGCTGAGGACTTCTGTCGGCGGTAGCAGCCGGCGCTGCGCTTCCTGAATCAGTTGAGCTATTGGCATCTGTttcgatgatttcttcttctttctcaaccTGACTAGTTTCAGAAATTGTTACTACATTATCACTATCTATCCAGAAACAATTTTTGTCCGCTTGCAAATATTGCAAATCTATCTCTTGCATATCAGATGCAATTGATACTGTATTGCCGGCTTCCCATGTTCCATCGATCACGATTAAATCTAAACGAgttttttgatcattatttttggcGACGCCTCTACAGTCGAAAGATAATGCAGTGCGTTTTGCTCCGATGTTTGGCATGTCATTCACCGTCAGAACGTGAATGTCTTCTAtaagttttcttttacttctcCAACCTAAATGCTCAACCATGGTGTAATAATTGCTCCGCTTATATCAGAAAACGCAGTACAAACAAATATATCCTTTTGATTCATTCACTGAATCAGCTAAAAGCATATCTATAATGTTTATGTGAAACATATGAAGCGGTTGCATTCAGtaactttgttttctttctttaaataTGAGTAATCTATTAGCAGCACATATTCAAATTCTTTTCACAAACGCACTCACAATATACGATGTCCATGTATGTGTAGCAAATTTTTCAACTTATCAAAGTATATGAGAAGCCCAGAAATGACCGTCGCGTACCCCGATTCAATTTTCGACCACCTCCGCGCGTGTCTGTGCCTTGCACTAACTTGAAAATGCAGCAGATGACGTTTTCTACGCAACACAGCTTGGGTCACGTGACGTGACGTCACACGGAGTAATTTAGTTTCGAGGCCTTCCAGGAGTGCAGAGAGATTAAACGACAAAAGATTTGCAAATTCATTGATGTGGTGGTTTGGTCAGTAGAGTGGATTAGTTTGGGTCGGTGCTTCCGAAGATAATTAGTTCACTTTACTTGGTGAATCTGTAATTCATGAACGGCGAAAATGGATGTTGACAGCGATATAGATCAAACGCTCCTGCAGCAATTCAGCTGTATGGGAACAACAGATCGCGATGAATTAGTTAAACAGCTACAGTCGTTGATAGGAAATTTGAATGAAACAGCAGCAGTTTTCTTTTTGGAAATGAATAATTGGTATGTGTTTCCTCGGACGACATACTAGCTGTCAGAGGATTCTAAATGCATTACTATAAATTTCAATCTTACaataataaatactgaaaaaaagaCCTCTTTCCTTGTGATTTACCCTTGGGAGCAATATTTGTGCCTCCTTTCCATACAAATAGTAGAATTTTTTCTACTTATACAATTGTTTTGGGGTTATGTAGCCCATATTTACAAATGGTTCCTATAGCCCGTTATTGCCATTTTATTACGTCATTAGTAAAGTTTTCTGGCTATTTGTGAGGCAAAAAAATAATTGTATTAAAGGAAAGGCAAAGCATGTTAGAATGACGCGTTTGCTTTCGGCCTTCAGTGCATGGATGACGCGTAGGTACCTTGTTTACAAACAGTATCTTAGTGATGTTTTCTGCGGGTAGAAATTATATCTCGGTAATTTAAGAACAATTATGACTTATTACTATTAACACATTCTCGTCCAAATAACGAAAGCTAATGTTGAAAACGGGTATGCACCAGTGTACTGTATCTGTCAGACACCGTGCATTATGTGTAAAATAATGACCTACATATATCTCCAGAAAAAATTCATTATTCATCAGAACAGTGCCCAAATTGACATTCAGTGTATCTTTGTTGGAATGTCACAGTTAAATATAAAATGTTGCATAATAAATGTTTTGAGGGAACATTGTCCATAACTAAAACTTTTGTGTGTCAGGAATCTCCAGGAAGCAGTTTGCTCGTACTTCGATTTTGAGTCACCATACAAGCTTCCGTCAATGTCCCTAGTACGGGATGTGACAGTTGGAGAAGGGGAAAGTATACCACCGTTGACGAAGTAAGTATAGTTTGTGTTATTCTCCCActaaattacacatgttgctgtcGAAATAACTAGCATTGCTGTTCTAGGTTCACAAAATCGTGGAGGGTTCAGAACACTGGTACTGAGATGTGGCCAGATGGATGTTCACTTCGGTTCAGTGGTGGTGACAGGCTCTGTGCTCCGGAAAGGCTTGCAGTAGCACCAATTGCACCAGGATGTACACTTGATATATCTCTTGAAATGGTTAGTCCTGAACAAACAGGGATGTATGAGAGCAAGTGGCGAATGGTTACACCAGCAGGTTGCTACTTTGGAGGTATGTAGTTGACATTTAAGATGTAATATCTTGCAACTGTAATGTATTAGGTTTCATACTATCTCAGTTCCTTGTGCATCAGCATTTGGTAAACATTCAGAATCAAAATGAATAATTGCGTTGACTGCTTGGAAGCTAATTTTCCTCAACTTGGCCAGTTA
The nucleotide sequence above comes from Schistocerca piceifrons isolate TAMUIC-IGC-003096 chromosome 7, iqSchPice1.1, whole genome shotgun sequence. Encoded proteins:
- the LOC124804693 gene encoding protein ILRUN yields the protein MDVDSDIDQTLLQQFSCMGTTDRDELVKQLQSLIGNLNETAAVFFLEMNNWNLQEAVCSYFDFESPYKLPSMSLVRDVTVGEGESIPPLTKFTKSWRVQNTGTEMWPDGCSLRFSGGDRLCAPERLAVAPIAPGCTLDISLEMVSPEQTGMYESKWRMVTPAGCYFGDVIWVIVTVAEGGTMALTQQLSHLNDLGSPLRQVNHSSLNPFGPSPTQTLFQDSVQQTQDGDTNMMC